The following are from one region of the Nicotiana tabacum cultivar K326 chromosome 3, ASM71507v2, whole genome shotgun sequence genome:
- the LOC107810224 gene encoding peptide methionine sulfoxide reductase A5, with translation MKVDKSNSSFLSPFLCLTIILLALNPVVSIRFPDRIPEVPKDPSNQPLQTAVFALGCFWRSEAAFGCLNGVVRTSVGYAGGSKPNPEYRSLGDHAECVQVEYDPEVIGFRQLLEVFWSNHDSRQVFGQGPDVGNQYRSIIFTSGTEESRLAAVSKEREQSKSKSSIVTTQIQQLEAFHPAEPEHQKFELKRNPFLLQLMGNLPEEELERSTLAAKLNGYAAELCPSRIQKQIDAKINDIIKRGWPILREI, from the exons ATGAAAGTCGATAAGAGCAATTCCTCCTTTTTATCTCCATTTCTCTGTCTTACAATCATTCTATTGGCATTGAATCcagttgtgagcatcagattcccAGATCGGATCCCTGAGGTTCCAAAGGATCCTTCTAATCAGCCATTGCAAACTGCAGTTTTCGCTCTTGGATGCttctggaggtccgaagctgcatTTGGCTGTCTCAACGGCGTCGTTAGAACTTCTGTCGGTTATGCTGGTGGTTCTAAACCCAATCCTGAGTACAGAAGTTTGGGCGATCACGCTGAATGTGTACAG GTCGAATATGATCCCGAAGTAATTGGTTTCAGACAACTTTTGGAGGTCTTCTGGTCTAATCACGATTCTAGGCAAGTCTTTGGGCAAGGTCCTGATGTGGGTAACCAGTACAG GTCTATTATTTTCACAAGCGGCACCGAGGAGTCCCGATTGGCTGCTGTTAGCAAGGAAAGAGAACAATCAAAGTCAAAGAGCAGCATTGTAACCACTCAAATTCAACAGCTCGAAGCTTTTCATCCTGCTGAGCCTGAACATCAG AAATTTGAGCTTAAGCGGAACCCATTCCTCCTACAATTGATGGGAAACTTGCCTGAGGAGGAGCTTGAGAGGTCAACACTTGCTGCAAAACTAAATGGCTATGCAGCAGAGCTCTGTCCATCACGGATCCAAAAGCAAATTGATGCAAAGATCAATGATATTATTAAGAGAGGTTGGCCCATTCTCAGAGAAATATAG